In Nostoc sp. CENA543, a single genomic region encodes these proteins:
- a CDS encoding recombinase family protein, with amino-acid sequence MPKTIAYIYTDPLLETTPVSIDWGREVDVVYGDLGGRSQLQQLLKDCETTSGDCLLVRRLEELGDNVQEVSDRLNHLTSCGVTVIAIEQAYNSENSHLRADLLKLLYEIQRQQRSRRIRQGHARNRLEAAPPPGKPPYGYRRGKGKYTLDRSTSPVVKDFFDHFLLYGSLRGAVRHLGKKYGKKISVTTGKRWLTNPVYRGDTAYQNGEIISDTHVSIISREEAAQIDRILRRNSRLSPRAASAPRSLAGLVVCQQCQSSMTITRVTQRHQDKEYLYLRPINCPQRPKCRAIAYQEILERTIEKVCCDLVPAVAGLNSPQLDVIKSSLKEAIARQQSILEQLPNLVETGVLDAETGKLRAYKLRTEISQLQAQLATLPPVNLLSVAQAVSIPQFWLDLSEAERRFYFREFIKQIEIVRQDSDWELQVIFIF; translated from the coding sequence ATGCCCAAAACCATCGCCTACATTTACACTGATCCTTTATTAGAAACTACTCCGGTGTCAATTGATTGGGGGCGGGAGGTGGATGTGGTGTATGGGGATTTGGGGGGGCGATCGCAGTTGCAACAATTACTCAAGGACTGCGAAACTACATCTGGGGATTGTTTGCTGGTGCGTCGCTTGGAAGAGTTGGGGGATAATGTTCAGGAAGTGAGCGATCGCCTCAATCATCTCACATCTTGTGGTGTGACTGTTATCGCTATAGAACAAGCTTATAACTCGGAAAATTCTCATTTACGGGCAGATTTACTTAAGTTACTCTATGAAATTCAACGTCAGCAACGCAGCCGACGCATCCGTCAAGGACACGCGCGCAACCGTCTAGAAGCTGCCCCACCTCCTGGTAAACCTCCCTACGGTTATCGTCGAGGTAAGGGAAAATATACTCTAGACCGCAGTACATCACCAGTAGTTAAGGATTTCTTTGACCATTTTTTACTCTACGGTTCTCTTCGGGGCGCGGTGCGTCACCTGGGAAAAAAGTATGGTAAAAAAATTTCTGTGACTACGGGTAAGCGGTGGTTGACTAATCCGGTTTATCGGGGCGATACTGCCTACCAAAATGGGGAAATTATCTCGGATACCCACGTTTCTATCATTTCCAGAGAAGAAGCCGCCCAAATTGACCGAATTTTACGCCGTAATAGCCGTTTATCACCTCGTGCTGCGAGTGCGCCCCGTTCTTTGGCTGGGTTAGTTGTCTGTCAACAGTGTCAATCATCGATGACAATAACCCGTGTCACCCAACGCCATCAAGATAAAGAATATCTCTATTTACGCCCGATTAATTGTCCCCAGCGTCCCAAATGTCGGGCTATTGCTTACCAAGAGATTTTAGAACGTACCATTGAAAAAGTTTGCTGTGATTTAGTTCCAGCCGTAGCGGGGTTGAATTCGCCACAATTGGATGTAATTAAAAGTAGTTTAAAAGAAGCGATCGCTCGTCAGCAATCCATCCTCGAACAGTTACCCAATTTAGTAGAAACTGGTGTCTTAGATGCAGAAACAGGTAAATTAAGGGCTTATAAACTCCGCACCGAAATATCTCAACTCCAAGCCCAGTTAGCTACTCTCCCACCAGTTAATTTATTATCCGTTGCTCAAGCGGTGTCAATTCCGCAATTTTGGTTAGATTTATCAGAAGCAGAACGCCGATTTTACTTCCGTGAATTTATCAAACAAATTGAAATTGTGCGTCAAGACTCTGATTGGGAATTACAAGTTATTTTCATTTTTTAA
- a CDS encoding zinc ribbon domain-containing protein gives MATISCPKCQQLVDSQAITCPYCRTTLKAYGHPGVTLHRAKKNEYLCDSCTYHDDDTCNFPQRPYAQDCTLYENIAERQALLEQQNKPISLQTTISNWIQRYQAILILLVLLFICLLIAMR, from the coding sequence GTGGCTACTATATCTTGTCCCAAATGTCAGCAACTTGTTGATAGTCAGGCTATAACTTGTCCCTATTGTCGTACTACACTCAAAGCCTATGGTCATCCTGGGGTGACTTTACACCGTGCTAAGAAAAATGAATATCTGTGTGATAGTTGTACTTATCATGATGATGATACCTGTAACTTTCCACAACGTCCCTATGCTCAAGACTGTACTTTGTATGAAAATATTGCTGAAAGACAAGCCCTGTTAGAACAACAGAATAAACCTATTAGTTTGCAGACGACTATTAGTAATTGGATACAACGTTATCAGGCTATATTAATATTACTGGTTTTGCTATTTATCTGTTTATTAATTGCGATGCGTTAA
- the dprA gene encoding DNA-processing protein DprA, with protein sequence MSEERAYWLAWAQMSGIGPVLMQRLQQHFGTLATAWHATKAQLAEVEGFGTQTLTKVVEQRSRLHPQQLLIQHQQENPHFWTPSDAEYPQLLRETPSPPAILYYRGVVELSENLGQTPLVGIVGTRKPSDYGIRWTRQISTALAKNGFTVVSGMAEGIDTESHSAAIKAGGRTIAVVGTGVDVVYPHTNRDLYKQILTAGLVVSEYPAKTPPDRTHFPRRNRIIAGLSRAILVIEAPLKSGALITATYANDFGRDVYALPGRVDDYPSQGCLKLISQGASLILKELDELLKMLGAIPKIDPLETTPAPAQLNLPILTPELQTVMNAFALDSISFDSLVHKTGMNTSAVSSALLQLELMGLISQLPGMRYQVNSQ encoded by the coding sequence GTGTCGGAAGAACGCGCGTATTGGTTAGCGTGGGCGCAAATGTCTGGAATTGGGCCAGTATTAATGCAGCGACTACAGCAGCATTTTGGCACATTGGCTACAGCTTGGCACGCTACTAAAGCTCAATTGGCAGAAGTGGAAGGGTTTGGTACTCAAACTTTAACAAAAGTTGTGGAACAGCGATCGCGTCTCCATCCTCAACAACTATTAATTCAGCACCAACAAGAAAATCCTCATTTTTGGACACCCTCTGACGCTGAATATCCCCAATTACTACGAGAAACCCCCAGCCCACCGGCAATTTTGTACTATCGGGGTGTGGTGGAATTATCGGAAAATCTCGGACAAACACCCCTAGTAGGAATTGTAGGAACCAGAAAACCTTCAGATTATGGCATTCGCTGGACTCGTCAAATTAGCACAGCCTTGGCGAAAAACGGTTTTACAGTTGTGTCTGGAATGGCGGAAGGAATTGACACAGAAAGTCACAGTGCAGCTATCAAAGCAGGTGGAAGAACCATAGCTGTGGTTGGAACTGGTGTTGATGTCGTCTATCCTCACACAAACCGCGATTTATACAAACAGATTTTAACTGCTGGCTTAGTTGTCAGTGAATACCCTGCCAAAACTCCACCAGATCGCACTCATTTTCCCCGGCGTAATCGCATTATTGCAGGTTTAAGTCGCGCCATTTTAGTTATAGAAGCACCCTTAAAATCCGGTGCGCTAATTACAGCCACCTACGCCAATGATTTTGGTAGAGATGTCTATGCGCTTCCCGGAAGAGTAGATGATTACCCATCTCAAGGTTGTTTAAAATTAATCAGTCAGGGTGCTTCGTTAATTCTCAAAGAGTTAGATGAATTACTCAAAATGTTGGGCGCAATCCCCAAAATTGACCCTCTAGAAACCACCCCAGCACCAGCACAATTAAATCTGCCAATTCTCACACCAGAACTACAAACTGTTATGAATGCTTTTGCGTTAGATAGTATTTCTTTTGATTCACTTGTGCATAAAACAGGAATGAATACCAGCGCAGTTTCTAGTGCTTTATTGCAGTTAGAATTAATGGGTTTAATTTCACAATTACCAGGAATGAGGTATCAAGTCAATAGTCAATAG